GGCCCTAGCTGTACACGAAGGTTCCCTACACGAGTCGCAGACACGATGCCGCTGCCTCGTGTCGTCCCGCCCTCGTAGACCGGGGCCACCCAAGTCGGCAAGCCAAATCTGCTTAACCCCCAGTCGGGCCACCGAGGTCTTGGTAGGCCGTCGGGCGTAAGGCCTCACCCTCGGCGGTCAGGGTCTCTGCGCCGGGAACGCGGTCGGTGTTCTGTGCGCTGACGGCCAGCCAGGCGCCGTCGTCGTCAGGCTGTTTTTTCTGCACCGTGAAACTGATGACGCCTTGTCGGTCTCCGGGTGGGTTCTCCGGGCCTTCGCCTGGGGCGGCTGACTGGCCGGACAGCGTCCAGAGCGCGTGGACGACGGCGAGGCTCTCCCCCAGCTCGCGGACCCGGACCTCGTCCAGGTGCATCTGCGAGTCGGCGAAGATCCGGCGGAAGCCGTAGTCGTGCGCGGCTCGGATGCGTTCCCGGTTGTTCCACCACAGCCCCACCACGTTGACGAAGTCGGCGTCCTCGACGAACAGTGCAGCCAGTGCGTCCGCGTCGGCCGCGTTCCAGGCTGCGGCGAAGCCCTGGGCGACGCCTTCAGGGCTGCTCGGCAGACTGCTCGCCCCAGATGAGGGGTGCGGGCTCAC
The nucleotide sequence above comes from Nesterenkonia halotolerans. Encoded proteins:
- a CDS encoding SgcJ/EcaC family oxidoreductase, with amino-acid sequence MSPHPSSGASSLPSSPEGVAQGFAAAWNAADADALAALFVEDADFVNVVGLWWNNRERIRAAHDYGFRRIFADSQMHLDEVRVRELGESLAVVHALWTLSGQSAAPGEGPENPPGDRQGVISFTVQKKQPDDDGAWLAVSAQNTDRVPGAETLTAEGEALRPTAYQDLGGPTGG